In the genome of Methanopyrus kandleri AV19, one region contains:
- a CDS encoding proteasome assembly chaperone family protein, whose amino-acid sequence MDLLKLARGNTVIKFDFEPEVEEPVLVEGLPGIGHVGKLAAEAMIEDLGAEKFAELYSPYFPPHVSVNEDGIVEVMRNEFYVYESEGDEPDIIFLIGEAQAQGELGQHEVTIRILQTVKEFGTEMIFTLGGLGTGTVPTEPKVVGAATHKELIDLLKEHGIEVRSGDKGGNIVGASGLLLGFGKMMGMKGVCLMGVTPGHVIDPRAAMAVVEKLSTILGVEVEADSLKKRAERFEREFVAQLEEMPSALEEAQQEAEEGKPEEDLRYIG is encoded by the coding sequence TTGGACCTGCTGAAGCTGGCCCGCGGAAACACCGTGATCAAGTTCGATTTCGAGCCAGAAGTGGAGGAGCCGGTCCTCGTGGAGGGGCTTCCCGGCATCGGGCACGTAGGCAAGCTAGCCGCCGAGGCGATGATCGAGGACTTAGGCGCCGAAAAGTTCGCGGAGCTGTACTCACCGTACTTCCCACCACACGTATCCGTGAATGAGGATGGCATCGTGGAAGTAATGAGGAACGAGTTCTACGTGTACGAATCCGAAGGTGATGAACCGGACATCATCTTCCTCATCGGCGAGGCGCAGGCGCAGGGTGAGCTCGGACAGCATGAGGTCACCATCCGCATACTGCAAACCGTTAAGGAGTTCGGAACGGAAATGATCTTCACACTCGGAGGCCTCGGAACCGGGACCGTCCCGACGGAACCCAAGGTCGTTGGGGCGGCTACGCACAAGGAGCTTATCGACCTGCTGAAGGAGCACGGTATTGAAGTCCGCAGCGGCGACAAAGGCGGCAACATCGTAGGAGCTTCCGGTCTGCTGCTCGGCTTCGGGAAGATGATGGGCATGAAAGGAGTCTGCCTGATGGGTGTAACTCCGGGGCACGTTATCGACCCACGGGCCGCGATGGCCGTCGTCGAGAAACTGTCCACGATTCTGGGGGTTGAAGTCGAGGCCGATTCGTTGAAGAAGCGGGCCGAGCGATTCGAGCGCGAATTCGTGGCACAGCTGGAGGAGATGCCTTCGGCGCTCGAAGAGGCGCAGCAGGAGGCGGAGGAGGGTAAGCCGGAAGAAGACCTCAGGTACATCGGGTGA
- a CDS encoding 50S ribosomal protein L3, with the protein MGRGGRRNPGRPRRGSLAFSPRKRASRPVPRIRSWPDEERVRVQGFAGYKAGMTHAIMIDDWPNSPTEGEEISVPVTILDAPPMYVAAIRAYAPTPDGYRCVTEAWAEIPEELEMDRVFTVPKDGEAGDLDKIEELVDEGIVEEIRVIVATQPKKAGVPKKKPDVMEYRIGGKDVRERFEYAVEILSEEIRAKDVFDEGEIVDVSAITKGKGFQGVVKRWGVTIQDRKTQRKQKGRHIGSIGPITPSRVRWTVPMAGQVGYHQRTEHNKRILKIGEDGEEVTPRGGFVNYGVVRGDYIMIHGTVPGPKKRLIRVRPAVRPPKNAPEGAPEILYISRTSQQGVRPKASEDEIVEQLGGPASA; encoded by the coding sequence ATGGGACGCGGTGGACGCAGGAATCCAGGTAGGCCAAGACGCGGTTCTCTGGCCTTCAGCCCGAGGAAGCGTGCCTCACGGCCCGTTCCTAGGATCCGAAGTTGGCCGGACGAGGAGAGAGTGCGCGTGCAAGGATTCGCGGGTTACAAAGCCGGAATGACCCATGCCATCATGATCGACGACTGGCCCAACAGTCCGACCGAAGGTGAGGAAATCTCGGTGCCCGTAACGATCCTCGACGCTCCTCCGATGTACGTCGCCGCTATCCGTGCTTACGCGCCCACGCCGGACGGTTACAGGTGCGTGACCGAGGCATGGGCCGAGATTCCCGAGGAGCTGGAGATGGACCGGGTGTTCACGGTACCCAAGGACGGCGAGGCTGGAGACCTGGACAAGATCGAGGAGCTCGTCGACGAGGGTATTGTGGAGGAGATCAGGGTCATCGTGGCCACACAGCCGAAGAAGGCTGGAGTCCCGAAGAAGAAGCCCGACGTTATGGAGTACAGGATCGGCGGCAAGGACGTACGGGAGCGCTTCGAGTACGCCGTAGAGATCCTCAGCGAGGAGATCAGGGCCAAGGACGTCTTCGACGAGGGCGAGATCGTGGACGTCTCTGCGATCACGAAGGGTAAGGGCTTCCAGGGCGTGGTGAAGCGCTGGGGTGTCACGATCCAGGACCGTAAGACCCAGCGGAAGCAGAAGGGACGACACATCGGATCGATAGGTCCGATCACACCCTCTAGGGTAAGGTGGACTGTCCCGATGGCGGGTCAGGTGGGTTACCACCAGCGCACCGAGCACAATAAGCGCATCCTCAAGATCGGAGAGGACGGTGAGGAAGTCACTCCACGCGGAGGTTTCGTTAACTATGGAGTCGTCCGCGGTGATTACATCATGATCCACGGCACGGTTCCCGGACCGAAGAAGCGGTTGATCCGGGTAAGACCCGCCGTACGACCACCGAAGAACGCGCCCGAGGGAGCGCCTGAGATCCTGTACATCAGTCGGACGTCGCAGCAGGGTGTCCGGCCGAAGGCCTCCGAGGATGAGATCGTGGAGCAGCTCGGAGGTCCCGCGAGTGCCTAA
- a CDS encoding 50S ribosomal protein L44e, which yields MAKIPKKIRTYCPYCRKHTIHEVERAKKNPARKMSWGQRQFERVLKGYGGFPRPKPSGEKPTKKVDLRYRCTECGKAHTRKGWRAGTLEITEE from the coding sequence TTGGCTAAGATCCCGAAGAAAATCCGGACGTACTGCCCGTACTGCCGGAAACACACCATCCACGAGGTAGAGCGCGCCAAGAAGAACCCCGCGAGAAAGATGTCGTGGGGACAGCGTCAGTTCGAGCGCGTCCTGAAAGGATACGGTGGATTCCCACGTCCCAAGCCGTCGGGCGAGAAACCCACGAAGAAAGTGGACCTGCGCTACCGGTGCACCGAGTGTGGTAAAGCTCACACCCGGAAGGGTTGGCGAGCCGGCACCCTCGAGATCACCGAGGAGTAG
- a CDS encoding DUF460 domain-containing protein: MIVVGIDIVRSEPPEYAVAILEDGEEVLKKRLSKRELFDLILSLKPDVVAVDDVYELLDGASEFLELVKSHPELKLVQVTGKPGDQRSLQRLAREHGLPTPDPRNPEEEALTCARLAELGVGVEAFVLEDETRVRIGRLRRPGQGGYSQSRYARNLHAAVKRATRELQRLLEAEGMEYDLRVRKAEGGYASAEFTVYERYDRVKPVVNKVDAREIKIDVEPVLRDRITFRDTSHRRELLTIGVDPGTTTALAVLNADGEVVHLESSRELSFSELTERIESLGRPAVVATDVTPVPQAVRRLARSLGARLYVPDRRLSVDEKRELVKGHLARRDQNIRPRDTHQRDALAAAVKAYHAIVKPALRKVERKASEEIKRRDVLRAASYVIKGLPVVDALRIVEEERQVERERREEREKIHRYRERIASLKKELRAYEKKVKKYEHEIEHLERLVERLKRENEELKEKLDRMRDRMEELVEEKIGRKLEAKEREIERLRRELIREKSRRERLERELRRAERLNAILRSGKGIPVVEVEKASHEALAGLETPPVFVLYVEDPSGMSESNVRELSDLSPEAVIVPEDASIPEHALEEFRRLDLPLLREGEDVTVKRAGTLALVESDELRRAVRRTRKRWEEREREREKERILRCIEEYQRRRRGKFIR; this comes from the coding sequence GTGATCGTAGTAGGGATCGACATCGTCCGGTCCGAACCCCCGGAATATGCCGTCGCGATACTGGAGGATGGTGAGGAAGTCCTCAAGAAACGTCTCTCCAAGCGTGAGCTCTTCGATCTCATTCTCTCGCTGAAACCGGACGTGGTCGCCGTGGATGACGTCTACGAACTCCTGGACGGGGCTTCTGAGTTCTTAGAACTCGTGAAGTCGCATCCCGAGCTCAAGTTAGTTCAAGTCACGGGAAAGCCCGGTGATCAACGGTCACTCCAACGTTTGGCGCGTGAACACGGCCTCCCGACGCCCGATCCCCGGAACCCCGAAGAGGAAGCGCTGACGTGTGCGCGCCTGGCGGAACTCGGGGTTGGTGTGGAGGCGTTCGTGCTGGAGGACGAGACGAGGGTCCGAATAGGTCGTTTGCGAAGGCCCGGTCAGGGAGGGTACAGTCAGTCACGTTACGCCAGGAACCTGCACGCCGCGGTGAAGAGAGCCACGAGAGAGCTCCAACGGCTCCTCGAAGCGGAGGGGATGGAGTACGACCTTCGGGTCAGAAAGGCCGAGGGAGGGTACGCCAGTGCCGAGTTCACCGTGTACGAGCGGTACGATCGCGTGAAACCCGTCGTGAACAAGGTCGACGCGCGGGAGATCAAGATCGACGTCGAGCCCGTACTTCGCGACCGGATCACGTTCCGGGACACCTCCCACCGCCGTGAGCTTCTCACCATCGGCGTGGATCCCGGGACGACCACGGCCTTGGCAGTTCTCAACGCGGACGGTGAGGTCGTACACCTCGAGAGTTCCCGTGAGCTGTCCTTCAGTGAGCTCACCGAGCGGATCGAGTCACTGGGTAGACCTGCGGTAGTCGCCACCGACGTCACTCCTGTCCCTCAGGCCGTTCGACGGCTGGCCCGATCCCTGGGAGCACGGCTTTACGTGCCGGATCGTCGGCTCTCGGTGGACGAGAAACGTGAACTTGTGAAGGGACATCTCGCCCGGCGAGACCAGAATATCAGACCCAGGGACACCCACCAACGTGACGCGCTGGCTGCGGCGGTAAAGGCATACCACGCGATCGTGAAGCCGGCTCTGCGTAAGGTCGAGCGCAAAGCTTCGGAAGAGATCAAGCGCCGGGACGTACTTCGGGCCGCCAGCTACGTGATCAAGGGACTCCCGGTTGTGGACGCCCTCCGGATAGTGGAAGAAGAGCGCCAGGTGGAGCGTGAACGGCGGGAAGAGCGCGAGAAGATCCATCGATACCGTGAGCGTATCGCCTCGTTGAAGAAAGAATTGCGCGCGTACGAGAAAAAGGTCAAGAAGTACGAACATGAGATTGAGCACTTAGAACGTCTCGTTGAGCGTCTCAAGCGCGAGAACGAAGAGCTCAAGGAGAAGTTGGATCGGATGCGCGATAGGATGGAGGAGCTCGTTGAGGAAAAGATAGGTCGTAAGCTCGAGGCTAAGGAGCGTGAGATCGAGCGCTTAAGACGTGAACTGATCCGCGAAAAGTCACGTCGGGAACGCCTAGAACGGGAGTTGAGACGGGCCGAGAGGCTCAACGCCATCCTTCGGTCGGGTAAAGGAATACCGGTAGTCGAGGTGGAGAAAGCGTCGCACGAGGCGCTCGCTGGGTTAGAAACTCCGCCGGTGTTCGTGCTTTACGTCGAAGATCCCAGCGGCATGAGTGAGTCGAACGTTAGAGAGCTCTCCGACCTGAGTCCTGAGGCCGTGATCGTACCGGAGGATGCGTCGATACCGGAACACGCTTTGGAGGAGTTTCGTCGCCTCGATCTGCCACTACTCCGTGAGGGTGAAGACGTGACCGTGAAGAGGGCAGGTACTCTGGCCCTCGTGGAATCGGACGAGCTCCGAAGGGCCGTGAGAAGAACTCGGAAGCGGTGGGAAGAACGCGAGCGGGAGCGGGAAAAAGAACGTATACTGCGTTGCATCGAAGAGTACCAACGCAGGCGGAGAGGGAAGTTCATCCGGTGA
- a CDS encoding RDD family protein, translated as MNPAPSELRFGAYAIDCVITAVMSLLICLALARPVTPVRFLSTWSLISWIYWTMFEGTYGESPGKRVFGLKVVNEEGEAVSLPEAAIRNVSKALPVVCYVDGALILLTESRQRAFDLLAGTFVVTSG; from the coding sequence GTGAATCCGGCACCTTCCGAGCTGCGGTTCGGCGCCTACGCTATTGACTGCGTGATCACGGCCGTGATGTCATTGTTAATATGTCTGGCTTTAGCACGTCCGGTGACTCCGGTGAGATTCCTCAGCACTTGGTCACTGATTTCGTGGATATACTGGACGATGTTCGAAGGCACCTACGGAGAAAGCCCAGGCAAACGGGTTTTCGGACTCAAGGTCGTCAACGAAGAAGGAGAGGCCGTGAGTCTTCCGGAGGCGGCCATTCGAAACGTTTCGAAGGCCCTACCCGTAGTGTGCTACGTGGACGGTGCGTTGATCCTGCTGACCGAATCGCGACAACGGGCGTTCGACCTCCTGGCGGGGACGTTCGTCGTCACTTCAGGATGA
- a CDS encoding 30S ribosomal protein S27e, translating into MKRFTESDLVPQPRSRFLRVECVDCGNEQIIFGNASTEVKCHICGRTLAKPTGGKAKILTKIKEVLE; encoded by the coding sequence CTGAAGAGGTTCACCGAGTCCGATCTCGTACCGCAGCCTCGTAGCAGGTTCCTCCGCGTGGAGTGCGTGGATTGTGGTAACGAGCAGATCATATTCGGAAACGCGAGCACCGAGGTAAAGTGCCACATCTGCGGCCGCACCCTAGCCAAGCCGACCGGCGGTAAGGCCAAGATCCTCACTAAGATCAAGGAGGTGCTCGAGTAA
- a CDS encoding RNA-protein complex protein Nop10, producing the protein MPKRLRRCKECGEYTLQRDKCPHCGGDLEVPHPHRFSPEDPYGKYRRKLKKRVWAEKFGPPSGEGD; encoded by the coding sequence GTGCCTAAACGACTACGCAGGTGTAAGGAGTGCGGGGAATACACGCTTCAAAGGGACAAATGTCCGCATTGCGGTGGAGATCTGGAGGTGCCGCACCCGCACCGATTCTCCCCGGAAGACCCGTACGGTAAATATCGAAGGAAGCTGAAGAAAAGGGTGTGGGCCGAGAAATTCGGCCCGCCTTCCGGCGAGGGGGATTAA
- a CDS encoding translation initiation factor IF-2 subunit alpha — MPRKLRDLPEEGEIVMATVERVEDHGAFVTLDEYPGVDGYIHISEVASGWVKNIRDYVKEGQKVVAKVIRVNPKRKYANLSLRKVTDHQRKEKLKEWKREQRAEKLLEMAAEELGKDLDEAYEEAGYKLIEEYGSLYDALERAAAEEGPEPLLKAGVPEEWAEKLAELAIENIEPGRVKIEAYVDLTCPAPNGVEIIREALEKIEEFQQGDVKMEVQYVGAPRYRITVDAPDYRTAEKMVRKAAQAAIDHVEEHGGEGEFHREIEEG; from the coding sequence ATGCCCCGGAAGTTACGCGATCTTCCCGAAGAAGGCGAGATAGTGATGGCCACGGTAGAGCGTGTCGAGGACCACGGAGCCTTCGTCACGCTGGACGAGTACCCGGGAGTGGACGGGTACATCCATATCTCGGAGGTAGCGAGCGGTTGGGTCAAGAACATCAGGGACTACGTCAAGGAGGGTCAGAAGGTAGTCGCCAAGGTTATCCGCGTGAACCCGAAGCGCAAGTACGCCAACCTATCCCTCAGGAAGGTCACCGACCACCAGCGCAAGGAGAAACTGAAGGAGTGGAAGCGTGAGCAGAGGGCCGAAAAGCTCCTAGAAATGGCCGCAGAAGAGCTCGGCAAGGATCTGGACGAGGCTTACGAGGAGGCTGGGTACAAACTGATCGAAGAATACGGATCCCTTTACGATGCACTGGAAAGGGCGGCCGCCGAGGAAGGGCCGGAACCACTCCTCAAGGCCGGAGTACCGGAAGAATGGGCCGAAAAGCTCGCGGAGCTGGCGATTGAGAACATCGAGCCGGGTCGCGTGAAGATCGAGGCGTACGTCGATCTCACATGCCCGGCTCCGAACGGTGTGGAGATAATCCGTGAGGCACTCGAGAAGATCGAAGAGTTCCAGCAAGGCGACGTGAAAATGGAAGTACAGTACGTAGGAGCTCCCCGGTACCGGATCACCGTGGACGCTCCGGACTACCGAACGGCAGAGAAAATGGTCAGGAAGGCAGCTCAGGCCGCGATCGACCACGTGGAAGAGCACGGAGGCGAGGGCGAGTTCCACCGGGAGATCGAGGAGGGGTAA
- the rpl4p gene encoding 50S ribosomal protein L4 has protein sequence MEAPVFNLEGEEVDTVELPSFFEEPVRKDLIRRAVLAAQANRRQPYGTDPRAGFRTSAESWGAGHGVAMVPRVKGRRHPAAGRAARVAQAVGGQKAHAPTPEKDWTQRVNRKERRAALRSALAATAKPEFVKERGHVIDDVPHLPVVVVDELKSLNKAREVREFFKSVGLWADVERAKSNRRIRAGKGKRRGRRYVKPKSVLIVVDEDEGIKLGARNHPGVDVVEAMHLGVEHLAPGAHPGRLTVFTPGALEVLEERLGE, from the coding sequence GTGGAGGCTCCCGTTTTCAACCTCGAGGGTGAAGAGGTCGACACGGTCGAGCTACCGTCTTTCTTCGAGGAGCCGGTCCGTAAGGACCTCATCCGGCGCGCGGTGCTGGCAGCTCAGGCTAACCGCCGCCAACCCTACGGTACCGACCCGCGCGCAGGTTTCAGGACGAGCGCCGAGTCCTGGGGTGCCGGTCACGGCGTGGCGATGGTCCCGAGGGTCAAGGGACGGAGGCACCCGGCGGCCGGTAGGGCTGCCAGGGTCGCCCAAGCGGTCGGAGGACAGAAGGCCCACGCACCGACACCCGAGAAGGACTGGACCCAGCGGGTTAACAGGAAGGAGCGACGTGCAGCGCTCAGATCCGCTCTGGCGGCGACAGCCAAGCCCGAGTTCGTGAAGGAGCGCGGCCATGTGATCGACGATGTTCCACACCTCCCGGTGGTGGTCGTGGACGAGCTGAAAAGCCTGAACAAGGCTCGGGAGGTCCGGGAATTCTTCAAGAGCGTCGGGTTGTGGGCCGACGTAGAGCGGGCCAAGAGCAATCGACGCATCCGGGCAGGTAAGGGTAAGCGGCGCGGTCGACGGTACGTAAAGCCGAAGAGCGTGCTCATCGTGGTGGACGAGGACGAGGGTATCAAGTTAGGTGCTAGAAACCATCCAGGTGTCGACGTGGTCGAGGCGATGCACCTGGGCGTCGAACACCTGGCTCCCGGTGCGCATCCCGGGCGACTGACTGTGTTCACACCCGGAGCCCTGGAGGTACTGGAAGAGCGTCTGGGGGAGTAA
- a CDS encoding DUF1890 domain-containing protein, which translates to MLVVSLGCPKIPPKISSAIYACYRYDDRALVLSTEAGCKLLEYADPEKEYVDETRTYEKYLEDPDAAGILLAFVTNDTELQIAVTLKEVSEPDDARAVCTEEFEDRLEDCGFLTAPVTGRRWKHDPKRWVKAVEDVLGASR; encoded by the coding sequence TTGCTCGTCGTCTCCCTGGGGTGTCCGAAGATCCCACCGAAGATCTCCTCCGCGATTTACGCGTGCTACCGGTATGACGATAGAGCGTTAGTACTCAGCACCGAGGCGGGATGTAAGCTCCTCGAGTACGCCGACCCTGAGAAGGAGTACGTGGATGAAACTCGAACGTACGAGAAATACCTAGAGGACCCGGATGCCGCCGGTATCCTGCTCGCGTTCGTGACGAACGATACGGAATTACAGATAGCGGTCACCCTGAAGGAGGTATCGGAACCCGACGACGCGAGGGCGGTATGTACCGAGGAGTTCGAGGATCGGCTCGAGGACTGCGGGTTCCTTACCGCACCGGTAACTGGTCGGCGGTGGAAGCACGACCCGAAGAGATGGGTTAAGGCGGTCGAGGACGTGCTGGGGGCGAGTCGATGA
- a CDS encoding 50S ribosomal protein L2, translating into MGKRIRPQRLGRGGPTYRAPSHRYRGRIEHRPYDEQEKKGKVVGKVVELLHDPARNAPVARVRFEDGEERLILVPEGTKVGDIIECGVSAEIKPGNTLPLAEIPEGVPIFNIEGQPGDGGKFARAPGCYATIIAHDVGRTYVQLPSGKVRTFDPRCRATIGVMSGGGKREKPFVKAGKKYYHMRSKGGKWPKVRGVAMNAVDHPFGGGNHQSPGKPTTIARGDPPGRKVGHIAARKTGRGGRR; encoded by the coding sequence ATGGGCAAGCGTATCCGCCCGCAGCGGTTGGGACGTGGCGGGCCTACGTACCGCGCTCCATCTCACCGTTACCGTGGTCGTATAGAGCACAGGCCTTACGATGAACAGGAAAAGAAGGGCAAGGTCGTCGGTAAGGTAGTCGAGCTGCTCCACGATCCGGCACGCAACGCTCCTGTGGCTAGAGTGAGGTTCGAGGACGGAGAGGAGCGACTCATACTAGTGCCCGAGGGAACCAAGGTGGGCGACATCATAGAGTGCGGTGTGTCCGCGGAGATCAAGCCCGGCAACACGCTTCCACTCGCGGAGATCCCGGAAGGAGTCCCAATATTCAACATCGAGGGACAGCCGGGTGACGGCGGTAAGTTCGCGCGGGCGCCCGGATGCTACGCCACCATCATCGCCCACGATGTCGGACGTACCTACGTGCAGCTCCCCTCTGGTAAGGTACGTACGTTCGACCCACGGTGTCGGGCCACGATCGGCGTCATGTCCGGTGGTGGTAAGCGCGAGAAGCCGTTCGTGAAGGCGGGTAAGAAGTACTACCACATGCGCAGCAAGGGTGGTAAGTGGCCGAAGGTACGTGGCGTCGCGATGAACGCCGTCGACCACCCGTTCGGTGGAGGTAACCACCAGAGCCCGGGTAAGCCCACGACGATCGCCAGAGGTGACCCGCCGGGTAGGAAGGTCGGTCACATCGCGGCCCGGAAGACAGGTCGTGGTGGACGCCGCTAA
- a CDS encoding molybdenum cofactor guanylyltransferase — protein sequence MIGAVLMGGKGRRLGGDKPWLTVNGRPIVEWATEMLRRIGCEEVYAVSPRRDGRWDGPWLRDSKGSGPMAGVRAVFREFPNEIVCVTSCDVVFDPRIFREVAEPPCHTRGTLFPFLVRAEDAPEHRTVREFLKNIGSTELEVPATDLDELEDLPRYRALLSRITG from the coding sequence ATGATAGGAGCCGTACTGATGGGAGGTAAGGGCCGAAGGCTCGGCGGCGACAAACCTTGGCTGACGGTGAACGGTCGGCCGATCGTAGAATGGGCGACGGAAATGCTGCGTAGGATCGGTTGCGAGGAGGTCTACGCGGTTTCACCCCGTAGGGACGGACGCTGGGACGGGCCATGGTTGCGGGATAGTAAGGGATCAGGACCTATGGCGGGCGTGAGGGCGGTGTTCCGAGAGTTCCCGAACGAAATAGTGTGCGTGACGTCATGCGACGTCGTGTTCGACCCCAGAATATTTCGAGAAGTCGCCGAACCCCCTTGTCACACCCGCGGGACCCTGTTCCCGTTCCTGGTACGCGCGGAGGACGCACCGGAACACCGCACCGTTAGAGAGTTCTTGAAGAATATAGGATCCACGGAATTGGAGGTACCGGCGACGGACCTGGATGAGCTAGAGGACTTACCGCGATATCGAGCACTGCTTTCCCGAATCACCGGATGA
- a CDS encoding DUF1894 domain-containing protein, whose amino-acid sequence MTFCLEEREYEILMARRPFDDCARYIESKFGNIVKLQPGEEILPGLRAIGYGKIPVAYGDEWIVLPITKPCHGSFVVKIEVSAEELEWFLKKHVSGR is encoded by the coding sequence ATGACGTTCTGCCTCGAGGAGCGGGAGTACGAGATACTAATGGCGAGAAGGCCGTTCGACGACTGTGCGAGATACATCGAATCGAAGTTTGGAAACATCGTCAAGTTACAGCCTGGTGAGGAGATTCTGCCGGGACTTCGAGCGATAGGATACGGGAAAATCCCGGTGGCGTACGGGGATGAATGGATTGTACTACCGATAACGAAACCGTGCCACGGGAGCTTCGTCGTGAAGATAGAAGTTAGTGCAGAAGAACTCGAGTGGTTCCTGAAGAAGCATGTAAGCGGGCGTTAG
- a CDS encoding DJ-1/PfpI family protein: MLVDDGFEELELGAVVSVLSRGGLDWDLVGVEERAEGMGGMEVGVDSTVWDVEGDDYEGVVVLGGSAPTTLIGYRHCLDLVRSVESDGGMVVGLSSGALVLAEAGVLRGRKATTYPGFEAELKVNGAEPVPKGVVRDGNVVTSRGPAFAIDACLEVVRELCGDHMANSVARQLILK, from the coding sequence GTGCTGGTGGACGACGGGTTTGAGGAGCTCGAGCTCGGCGCGGTCGTGAGTGTACTCTCACGCGGCGGGCTCGATTGGGATTTGGTGGGGGTCGAGGAGCGTGCTGAAGGGATGGGAGGTATGGAAGTGGGCGTCGACTCCACGGTGTGGGACGTCGAGGGGGACGATTACGAGGGTGTGGTCGTGCTCGGCGGATCCGCGCCCACGACGCTGATCGGTTATCGGCACTGCTTGGACCTTGTCCGGTCTGTAGAATCCGACGGTGGTATGGTAGTGGGCTTATCTTCCGGAGCATTAGTCCTCGCGGAGGCTGGGGTTCTACGGGGAAGGAAGGCGACCACGTACCCCGGATTTGAGGCGGAGCTCAAGGTGAACGGCGCGGAGCCCGTGCCTAAAGGGGTGGTGAGGGACGGGAACGTGGTGACTAGTAGGGGCCCAGCGTTCGCAATCGACGCCTGCTTAGAGGTAGTTCGAGAGCTCTGCGGCGATCACATGGCGAACTCCGTCGCCAGGCAACTCATCCTGAAGTGA
- a CDS encoding 50S ribosomal protein L23, with the protein MAKRYGPKIEDPHDVLLYPVATEKAMRLMEAENKLTFIVRRDANKPLIKKAVEELFDVEVEKVNTLITPTGEKKAYVKLKPEYRAEDVAVDLGIL; encoded by the coding sequence GTGGCCAAGAGATACGGTCCTAAGATCGAAGACCCACACGACGTCCTACTGTACCCAGTGGCCACTGAGAAGGCGATGCGGTTGATGGAGGCGGAGAACAAGCTCACGTTCATCGTGCGGCGGGACGCTAACAAACCGCTCATTAAAAAGGCCGTCGAGGAGCTGTTCGACGTCGAGGTGGAAAAGGTAAATACCCTAATAACCCCGACCGGGGAGAAGAAAGCTTACGTCAAGTTAAAGCCGGAGTACCGCGCCGAGGACGTCGCGGTCGATCTAGGGATCCTGTAG